In the genome of Haloarcula sp. CBA1129, one region contains:
- a CDS encoding DUF2309 domain-containing protein, producing the protein MSTEPTVHDSIETAATTVGSLWPIHSFVTANPLSGFENQPFSEAVTQAADLLGGRGYPSEETFRAALQRGQIDPAVLDTELSEIGYEDDPEILLDHMANAAETTDSDSDTATDHVDQVLTKWLSAFLDEGSAHWSMPNREAGFYTAFRGVAEHDGEIPDEGIIADLPETPSEAIRDVLEPFPESQWEPIFEAELAALPGWTGLIKQRADDDGAWQSAHPISLAGYLAARLALLDAVGADIAPSDDSLDPHPAAELAGAFLRAWEASYRSDLVETVAAESQSLADGSSSGRPDAQMVFCIDTRSEIIRRHIEAAGDYETHGYAGFFGIPMEYQGYDADVSVDACPPILEPQHRITDVPTDDDTKESHDRLSGIRETADEIIETLEANAATAYGFVETAGSGYGLALAARTLVPGRVHDLFDAADGSVPDEHEFCDPLVHHQHTYAGDLPVGLTTDEKVEYAATAFDLMGWETFSRLVVFTGHASETTNNPYDSSLDCGACAGNPGGPNARVLAAICNDTEVRTALRDRGFDIPEDTVFLAGEHNTTTDEVELYDSDVPETHAADIEQLRADLATARDNAAAERVGSMGADVSSGVSETERRAADWAETRPEWGLAGNAGFVVGPRELTSDVDLDGRAFLHSYDWSTDPDGEALEAILTGPMVVTQWINTQYYFSTVDNAVYGSGSKVTHNPVGNVGVYQGNGGDLMTGLPLQSLMAADDEPHHQPLRLSTVVHAPVDRVNGALADHAELTDLLDNNWLSLTVVDPTQDHRAFEYEQDLEWSPLSGLSEADLAESTAPAVADD; encoded by the coding sequence ATGAGTACTGAACCCACCGTCCACGACAGTATCGAGACCGCAGCGACCACCGTCGGCTCCCTCTGGCCCATCCACTCGTTCGTGACGGCAAACCCACTCTCGGGGTTCGAGAACCAGCCTTTCAGTGAGGCGGTCACGCAGGCAGCCGACTTGTTGGGCGGCCGCGGCTACCCCAGCGAGGAGACGTTCCGTGCGGCGCTGCAGCGCGGCCAGATAGACCCGGCGGTTCTCGACACCGAACTCTCTGAGATCGGCTACGAGGATGACCCCGAGATACTGCTCGATCACATGGCCAACGCGGCCGAGACAACGGACAGCGATTCCGACACCGCCACCGACCACGTCGACCAAGTGTTGACGAAATGGCTGTCGGCGTTTCTCGACGAGGGCAGTGCTCACTGGTCGATGCCGAACCGCGAAGCAGGGTTCTACACTGCCTTCCGCGGGGTCGCTGAGCACGACGGCGAAATCCCCGACGAGGGGATCATTGCCGATCTGCCTGAAACGCCGAGTGAAGCCATCAGGGACGTGCTTGAGCCGTTCCCGGAGAGCCAGTGGGAGCCTATTTTCGAGGCAGAACTGGCCGCTCTCCCGGGCTGGACAGGACTCATCAAGCAGCGTGCCGACGACGACGGCGCGTGGCAGTCGGCGCACCCGATTTCGCTGGCCGGGTACCTCGCTGCGCGTCTGGCCCTGCTGGATGCCGTCGGTGCTGACATCGCTCCCTCGGATGACAGTCTCGACCCGCATCCAGCCGCCGAACTCGCCGGAGCGTTCTTGCGTGCTTGGGAAGCGAGCTACCGCAGTGATCTGGTCGAAACCGTCGCCGCGGAGAGCCAGTCACTCGCGGACGGCAGCAGTTCGGGCCGCCCGGACGCGCAGATGGTCTTCTGTATCGACACCCGCTCGGAGATCATCCGTCGCCACATCGAGGCCGCGGGCGACTACGAGACCCACGGGTATGCCGGTTTCTTCGGCATTCCGATGGAGTATCAGGGCTACGACGCCGACGTGTCGGTCGACGCCTGCCCGCCGATTCTCGAACCGCAGCACCGCATCACCGACGTTCCGACCGACGACGACACCAAGGAGAGCCACGACCGCTTATCGGGAATCCGTGAAACCGCTGACGAAATTATCGAGACGTTGGAGGCCAACGCCGCCACGGCCTACGGCTTTGTCGAGACTGCTGGAAGCGGGTACGGCCTCGCGCTCGCGGCCCGCACGCTTGTCCCCGGACGCGTGCATGACTTATTTGACGCAGCTGACGGCTCGGTGCCCGACGAACACGAGTTCTGTGACCCGCTCGTTCACCACCAGCACACCTACGCCGGTGATCTGCCGGTGGGGCTGACCACTGATGAGAAAGTCGAGTATGCCGCCACTGCATTCGACCTGATGGGCTGGGAGACGTTCAGTCGCCTCGTCGTCTTCACCGGCCACGCCAGCGAAACGACCAACAACCCCTACGATTCGAGTCTGGACTGTGGTGCCTGTGCCGGCAACCCCGGCGGTCCGAACGCTCGCGTGCTGGCGGCGATCTGCAACGACACAGAAGTCAGGACCGCGCTCCGCGACCGCGGCTTCGACATCCCCGAAGACACTGTCTTCCTCGCCGGCGAACACAACACGACGACCGACGAGGTGGAACTGTACGACAGCGACGTTCCAGAGACCCACGCCGCCGATATCGAGCAGTTGCGCGCCGACCTCGCTACCGCCCGCGACAACGCGGCTGCCGAGCGCGTCGGGTCGATGGGTGCCGACGTATCGTCGGGGGTCAGTGAGACGGAGCGCCGCGCCGCCGACTGGGCCGAGACCCGCCCCGAATGGGGGCTGGCCGGTAACGCCGGGTTCGTCGTCGGCCCCCGCGAACTGACGAGCGATGTCGACCTCGACGGCCGCGCGTTCCTCCATTCCTACGACTGGTCGACCGACCCTGACGGCGAGGCGCTGGAGGCGATACTCACCGGGCCGATGGTCGTCACGCAGTGGATCAACACCCAGTACTACTTCTCGACGGTCGACAACGCTGTCTACGGCAGCGGGTCGAAGGTGACACACAACCCCGTCGGCAACGTCGGCGTCTATCAGGGCAACGGCGGCGATCTGATGACCGGCCTCCCGCTGCAGTCGCTGATGGCCGCTGACGACGAACCGCACCACCAGCCGCTTCGCCTCTCGACAGTCGTCCATGCTCCGGTCGACCGCGTCAACGGCGCTCTCGCTGACCACGCGGAGCTAACGGACCTGCTCGACAACAACTGGCTCTCGCTGACAGTCGTCGATCCAACGCAGGACCACCGTGCCTTCGAGTACGAACAGGACTTGGAGTGGTCGCCTCTGTCGGGGCTATCCGAAGCCGACCTTGCGGAATCGACCGCTCCGGCGGTCGCAGACGACTGA
- a CDS encoding universal stress protein encodes MSRTINSILVPTDGSDGARIGALRGIDLAATVGADLHVLSVIDSRDIEPDLDSRAQTERERLFEEEAQQAVDSIAGLGRSHLSGPITTAVESGIPFQTINDYVETHDIDLIFMGTQGRTGFERAVLGSVAEKTLRTADVPIVTVTPDGDIVEIGDQRYENILVPTDGSQGAELAIEWGVTIAELYDATVHTVYSVDTGRFDSVEGTAEIHDSLEQTGQEALGRVRERARAADVSVAGSLASGPAARTILSYIEEHDIDLVVMGTHGRSGLRRYLIGSVTETVVRNAAVPVCCVPLQ; translated from the coding sequence ATGAGCCGGACAATTAATTCGATTCTCGTGCCGACCGACGGCAGTGATGGGGCACGGATAGGAGCACTGCGAGGTATCGATCTCGCCGCTACAGTCGGGGCGGACCTCCATGTATTGTCAGTAATTGACTCCCGTGACATCGAACCCGATCTGGACTCGCGTGCTCAGACCGAACGAGAGCGTCTTTTCGAGGAAGAGGCACAACAGGCGGTCGATTCCATTGCGGGACTCGGCCGTTCCCACCTCTCTGGTCCGATCACTACTGCTGTTGAATCTGGGATCCCGTTCCAGACGATCAACGACTACGTCGAGACCCATGACATCGATCTCATCTTTATGGGGACACAAGGGCGGACAGGGTTCGAACGGGCTGTTCTCGGGAGTGTTGCAGAAAAGACGCTCCGGACCGCAGACGTTCCAATCGTCACGGTAACTCCGGACGGGGACATCGTCGAAATCGGCGACCAGCGGTATGAAAACATTCTCGTCCCGACTGACGGCAGTCAGGGAGCAGAACTGGCGATCGAATGGGGCGTGACGATAGCTGAGTTGTATGACGCAACGGTACACACGGTCTATTCTGTCGATACGGGTCGGTTCGACAGTGTTGAGGGCACAGCTGAGATTCACGACTCACTCGAACAAACCGGACAGGAGGCACTTGGGAGAGTCCGTGAACGTGCCCGAGCAGCGGATGTCAGCGTCGCAGGCAGTCTCGCAAGCGGGCCGGCTGCGCGCACGATTCTCTCTTACATCGAGGAGCACGATATCGACCTCGTCGTGATGGGAACACACGGCCGATCCGGCCTCAGACGCTACCTTATCGGAAGTGTCACCGAGACAGTTGTGCGTAATGCGGCTGTTCCGGTCTGTTGTGTCCCGTTGCAGTGA